Proteins encoded within one genomic window of Manis pentadactyla isolate mManPen7 chromosome 4, mManPen7.hap1, whole genome shotgun sequence:
- the PLA2G5 gene encoding phospholipase A2 group V, with amino-acid sequence MKGLLTLAWFLAYSVLAVPGDLLGLKSMIEKVTGKNALISYGFYGCYCGWGGRGTPKDGTDWCCWVHDLCYGRLEDEGCHIRTQPYRYRFARGLVTCELGPLCQMQLCDCDRKLVYCLRRNVNSYDPRYQYFPNIFCT; translated from the exons ATGAAGGGCCTCCTCACACTGGCTTGGTTCCTGGCCTATA GTGTGCTTGCTGTGCCGGGGGACTTGCTAGGCCTGAAGTCTATGATCGAGAAGGTGACTGGGAAGAATGCCCTGATCAGCTATGGCTTCTACGGCTGTTACTGTGGCTGGGGTGGTCGAGGGACTCCTAAAGATGGTACCGACTG GTGCTGTTGGGTGCATGACCTCTGCTATGGGAGGCTGGAGGACGAAGGCTGCCACATCCGGACACAGCCATACAGATACAGATTCGCACGGGGTCTGGTCACCTGTG AGCTCGGGCCCCTCTGCCAGATGCAGCTCTGTGACTGTGACCGGAAGCTCGTCTACTGCCTCAGGAGAAACGTGAACAGTTACGACCCTCGCTACCAATACTTTCCCAACATCTTCTGCACTTAG